The genomic interval TTTCAACCTATACAAATGATTCATCTGTCTTTGTTGGATATTAGTGAGATAGCTTGacaaaaattttttttatcatttttgttttgaaaaaaattgaatttttcagTGGATATAACAGGGCTACGCTGGGCATTTCACAATATTTTACTCTGTTATCTCACTGGCCACTGTGACCCTACAAATCTTATCTTCTTGCGAATCCAACCACTCCCAACTCTGCGTTCCTCGTCCTGTAGATCTCCAAGGCCCTGAATTTCACTGGCAAGATCCAATTTTTATAGGAATTGGGTCGTCAAAATCCCCTTTTTTTTCTACCGTTAACGAGCGATCCGTCAGCGCCGGCGAACGATGTCTGAAGGTGTAACTCCCACCGCTGCCACCGGCGACATCGTCCCGCCGGCGGCACCGCCCCGTCGCCGCTCTCTCAGCCCCCGCCACCTAATCTGCCTGAGCGTCGCAGCCGTCCTCGCTGCCTACGGCATGGTCCCCTCCACTGACCTCGCCTTCGCCCCCTTCTCCCTCGCCTACATCTACTTCCTCTCCGCCTTCGCCTTCCCACCCCTCCGCTCCGCCGACAACAGCCCAGTGTTCGACCTCCGCAACCGCCTCCTCGGCCAATACGTCTCCTTCGCCGCCTTCCTCGGCCTCCTCCTGCCGCTTATGCACATCCTCGACTGCGCCTCCGGCGGAGACACTGGCGGCGCCGTTGCCGCCGCCCCGCACCTGTTCCTCCTCTGCATCCAGGTGTTCCTCGAGGGCTTCACCTTCTCCCGCGGCTTCTCGCTGCCGATCTTCGCCTTCACGCCCATCCTCTACAACAGCAAGCGACTCGTCGCCTTATTTTGGTGGGTGGCAAGCGAGTTCGAGAGGGCAGAGGGAGGGCGGCGGATGGTGGCGGGGCGCGTCCTCGCGGTTGCCAATTCGATCCTTTGGGTCTACAATCTGTTTGGGTTTTTGCTCCCCGTTTACCTGCCCAGGGTCCTCAAGCGCTACTATGCCGGatcaaaataataacaattaGTATGAGGGGTAATATGCAAGATTTTTAATAACTACTGGGATATCTAAGCTGTAATTCAATCTTTGTGAATCTTTCATTTGTAACTAAGCTCATAGATTAACACTTGCCAAAGGTGTTAGCTATCGACATAGTAAAGATCTCCAAAGTTATTGGATTCTGAATTTAAAAAGTAGAGCCACATGAGCTTCAAAATTAACACCAACTCTTTTGTAAAAATCTTACCCTAATTTTAGGGTGATTAATGAATCGTAAACGAAATTTGATATTCgacttgataaaaatttatttatgttcatttaatattcaagatcaattaaatgaataaatttaaaaattttgttaaattaaataaataagattaAATACATGTGTTTAGCTTATTAATATTTgtgaataatatttatgaataatatttatgaataatatttgtGAATTATGTCCATCAATAAAAATTTTATCAACATActaataaataatgaaaattttcaaatgaaTAAATGAATTTGTATCATTAAGTTCAATAAgcaattaaataaacttaaattgagaTCTCGATAATATTCAAACGAATCAAGCTAAAGTCAAGTTTAAGTCAAACTCATACAtaaaaaatcaagttaaatttgtataattattttaataatttaatttattttaaactatACTTGacttaattatcttatcaaataaactcACCCTACCTGACCTTTCGTTTATTGTCTTGATTATTGATTCATTTTGGGAATTCTTCAATTTCCACTCTAGTGAATTAGTTGCTCGATATGTGATCCACGCCATCACCCGTTGCCCATGGACAAGCTCAAATCATACAACATATACACCCTTCTCAAAATCTTTATCTTCAAGCACATCCATTCacacataataataatattattattattattattaccacAACCCTAGGGGCTATCCACATATATGGTTGGCGAAGCACTCAGAGACAAGGGAAATCAAGGAGCTATTAGGTAGCGAGGTGAATTGATTCGTATTTATATATAGAAAttcattgttaaaaaaaaataatgacttACATATTTAGAAAATAATCATGCATGCATGATAATCTATCCAAGAATCCCAACTTTAATTTATTTCtgatttaagaaaaaaaactGATTAACTAGATAACGGTGAATCTAAGATGATTAATCTA from Zingiber officinale cultivar Zhangliang chromosome 6B, Zo_v1.1, whole genome shotgun sequence carries:
- the LOC121992726 gene encoding uncharacterized protein LOC121992726, which codes for MSEGVTPTAATGDIVPPAAPPRRRSLSPRHLICLSVAAVLAAYGMVPSTDLAFAPFSLAYIYFLSAFAFPPLRSADNSPVFDLRNRLLGQYVSFAAFLGLLLPLMHILDCASGGDTGGAVAAAPHLFLLCIQVFLEGFTFSRGFSLPIFAFTPILYNSKRLVALFWWVASEFERAEGGRRMVAGRVLAVANSILWVYNLFGFLLPVYLPRVLKRYYAGSK